The DNA sequence TAAGGAACTTTTGATAAATGCAGGTTCTGGTGTCAGTACTGATATCTGGACTAGCTATGCTGCAAGGATTATGGCTGTATCTGTTCTCCCGTTTATTATTGTTCAACTACCACAACTTCTCCATTCAGACTCGGGAAGACATTTAGCAGTATTGATAGCGCTTATTGTCTCGGTTGCACTATTACTTTCATATTGCCTTTATCAGGTAAAGTAgacttattttattgtaattatgtaTCATATACAGTTCTTAAGgtgtatttttttccccctctttgtTTGATAGACATAATcatgattcatatatatataattgatggcTGATAGGTTGTAAAGTTCGTTCTTGTTCTCCAGTTGTAGTTTATGCCGTATACCTGACAGCTTTGCCCCTTCATTCTTACACTCAGCTTGAATATGCTTGTTTTAAGCCAGAGGAAAATAAATGTCATTAAAGTGGAtaaaaaatctttaataaaaaaataattagcatTATGTTTTTGGGCCTGGTTAGAAGGTATCGAGGAGAGGGGTTAGTTTATCTTTCATTTTGATATGTGTTACTATAACATAAACCTTGCCTGTAGTAGGCATGAGCCCTCAGCCATGTAAAAGTGGTGGGCTCTAACATTTGTCTAGGGTAAAGTGCTATTAATCTTTTACAACCTAAGTTGGCCTCAAATGTTCTGCTTATACAAACTAAGCTGGCACGTAAGATTAATTCTCACTGAATGGGTGGAAGTTGTCATTTGAgagattaaaattttagttcCAATTAACTTCAGGTATTCGTTGAGGCTTCTGGGTAATGCCTAGCCTGGAATATGTTTCCATTGTTTCACATAGATGATTTTGGATATATAAAGATTATTAACTGGGAAAGCAATATTATTGACTCATTAGACAGCCCTGTTCTTGAATAAGGTTGACTGCCTACAATAGTTTCAGTTCTTAAAGGAACCTGGTGCCCTAATTTGCAGCATTTAATAATTAGATGTTTTATTCAAAGGTTTGCTATGTATCCTGAATAAGGCATACATATGATAAGTTCTGTAGCTAACTGTAATCTGTATGCAATTTTGTTTTCCTGTTGTTTTCATAACCATATTGGTAGTCATTTGGATTGATTTTGACTTTcctatattttaattgttggtGCAGGTTTTTCAGCCTTGGATACAGAGAAGACGGTTAGCTTATGCAAAGCACAAGCATGTTATTTCAGGAATTTTGCAACATTTTAAGAATAGCGCAATGGGAAAGCTACTTAATGAGGATGGCCAACCCAACAAAGAAGTTATACATAAGTGAGTTTTTGTTATATGCTAACGCATTAGTTAGTTGCtctcactttttgtttttggggtgCGGTGTTAATGACCTAAAATAGCTTTGTTTTCAAATGATTGTTATACTAGGTTGTTTTTGAGAATTGATGAGAACGGTGATGGACATCTTTCAGCTTCTGAATTGAAGGCACTGATTATAGGAATCCGATTTGATGAAATTGACTTGGATAAGGATGATGCTGTGGAGAAAGTGATGAAAGATTTTGATACTAGTAATAATGCATACGTTGATGCAGATGAATTCTTCCGTGGTATCTCTAGATGGCTAGATGAGGCAAAGCGTGTAGGGGATGCCAACGAAGACCCTGGATTTCGTacaatgaaatttttaaatgattttcacCTGGTAAGTTTTGCATATGCAGACATTTAGATTTACTCCTGCTAATCTTCTGAcaattttgtatttcatttacAGCGGATAAAGCATGAGCATAGCCTTTTGGGGGCGAGCGATCAAGGTGATGAGGTCGTTGAGGGTGTTGAAGATGCCAAATGGGTAACTTTCAGAGCCATATTAATGTTACTGGTAGGAGCTGCTATAGCAGCTGCATTTGCAGATCCGCTGGTAGATGTTGTCGACAACTTTTCAGATGCCACAAGCATTCCCACTTTCTTTATCTCATTCATTGCACTCCCTCTGGCTACTAACTCTAGTGAAGCTGTATCCGCTATAATCTTTGCTAGCAGAAAGAAGATTAGAACTGCCTCTTTAACGTTTTCTGAGGTTTGCATCTTACATATTCCTCTTCCCTTTATGTTTTACCTCTGTAAACTTAATAGTAGTAAGATAAATTCATAATGCTTTGGTAATTTATTAGTTGGAGTCCTATAAATTAAGTTATAGATGTCTGTACTGCATTccttgatatttaaaatttgattggaACAAACATGTGAACAAATCTGCAGTCTATGAAAACCATCCTAAACAGATTCGTTTAGTATTTGAGACCTTTTAAGAATTTGTTAAAGTCAGCTACACTTTTTTGTGAGATATTTAGGCAAACATTGCTTTTATTTTGCTCTTGCCAAGTTACTTTATGATTCtgtgtgtatgtatgtgtatgtaCAGATATTATTTGTAATGTTTTTCTGTTAGCATGAATTAAGTACATTGTAATTATTCTTTGTTTGGAAATCTGCTGATAGAACCTAAGTTGGATTGCTGCACATAATCAAATaagttaaaatttgttttcGTGGAAGAGGAAAAAATGTCAACTGGATTTTAATGCTTGAAAAGGAAAAGTCACTgttcttgtttttgttgttgcAGCTGTATGGGGCAGTAACAATGAACAATGTTCTCTGCCTATCTGTGTTTTTGGCCCTTGTTTACGTTCGGGGATTAACATGGGATTTCTCGTCGGAAGTGCTGGTAATTCTTATCGTATGTGTTGTCATGGGAATCTTTGGCAGCTTCCGCACTAGTTTCCCTCTCTGGACATCTTCATTGGCTTTCTTGCTTTATCCATTCTCTCTTGCTCTGGTGTATGTTCTGGATTATGTTTTTGGCTGGTCATAGATTTAAAAGTCATATTAAAGGGTGTTCTTCGGCTTATCTTAATACTTTCATGGATCTTTTCTCCTTTTTCACTTGTTGTATTGTCTACATATTTGAAAGATATTTTGCTTTTAAGATTTGATTAGTAGGAAGATTTATTCCCATTAGTTACTTTGTGTAACTTTGAGACGTGTTGGAGCACCTCTATGATCAGCAagttttctaaatatatatttattgttacaTCTACTGGTAATTTCAATTTGGAGAGGCAATCTTTAAATTTGAAATCGTGACTTGGTTAAATTTCTGTTGATCTGTCGTTGGCTGTTGAATCAAACAACAACTAAAATGGTACAAGTTAGTGTTAAATTATAGGAAAAATGGGAAATTTTATCCGcagtagaaatttttttatagtttgtCGTTGACTTGCATTTTTAGCTTCCATGTTTAATAGCCAGCTAATATTTGCCTAGTCCACacttcataaatttttatacgGACAGTTTTTATTGCCAAAAGATAGGACTTTTTGTTGAGATACTGAATGTTATATTGAGTTGTGCCCGCataactaaaaatataatatgatgaATACTATGCTAAAGACCAAAActcttcctaaaaaaaaattattttaactgTAACAAAACTTTTTGTAACTAATTTTTAATCACAGCTCGATTTGTAATCCCTTTTATGGTTAGTACTTACTTTTATTCACAGATTAAACTTTGTGACCAGAGGATGCTTTTTCTTTGCAGTGCTTTCTTGTATGTAGCCTTCATATTTTCATGAATGAGTAGCTTTTCGAACTTGGAAGATAATATACATTGATCCCACTTTTTGCACAATGAGTAGAATTTACCCATAAACCTCATTTTAACTTCTTGTATTGTCTCTTACATAAGAAAAGGCAGATACTGTAacgaaattaaaataatagatGTCTTTGTAATTCTGTAAAAATTGCAACCTTGCAATGTAGGTTAAAAGGCattcagcttttattttcatacACTAAATGAGTTTTGCATGGTATTTTCTGGTTAACattagcatttttttattttttattttggtttcattctctttatttatttatttcctttggtAAACATTcttagcattttttttcttccttcataCACCCAGGCCAGATGGCCTTTTCGGTCAATCTCACAATGCAACCATAGCAAAAGGTAAGGTCTTGAAACCCCATGTGAAACAACTACTAAGATAGCACAAATCAGATCCTCACAATACAATCCCATATGCAAAAAAGTTTGTTGCCAATCCAGTGACCACTGCCTCACTCATCCCCTATATCATCGACCAACCAACCAATCaagctaaaataataataataacaataataaaagaaacatataaaaagaaaactccATAAACCCCAAGAAACCCCAAAACATAATCACCAACCAAACTCTGCCCTACACCAACACAATCGTTATCTCTATGCTCTTCACATGGCCAAGATTTGAGGTCCTTTTCTCATATATGCAAATTTAGACATATCTACACTACTTGTTGATAttgccaccaaaaaaaaaaaaaaaaaagagcaaaaaaccCTACTTGTTGAAAtcaattcaaagaaaaaatttcCTAGTATGGTCTTCACGGACAGGACCAACTAGCCTGCCAATTACATTACAATAAATGGAGGTTTTTAGCCTTTTACAACTTCAGATTCAGATCAACATTTTCTCGTACTTCTCCATGGCAATTATGAGGTTTTTAGCCTTTTACAACTTCAGATTCAGATCAACATTTTCTCGTACTTCTCCATGGCAATTATGCATTGTGGTCTCTGCTTGGCCAATTTGTGGCGTTGCTGGTGGGAAGAAACTGTAGAAACGCTGTTGTTCAGTTGGGACACTTGGTTCTGGCTGGAACTTCGTCTTTGGGTCATTCACACTTCCCTTCAAGAAAGCAAgtagaaacaaacaaaatgcAGCAGAAGAATGAGGACACCATGAAAACATGATATCAAATTAGTGAACTAGGAAAGCGGGTTTTGAGTTGTTTAGTCTCACTTGAAAGGGATGTGTAGCGAAATTGGGGATTTCGCAGTTGTGGAACGATAGATGCCCAGAAGGGAGGTTGAACTTTGGGCTCTGAGATGTCCAAGTAGGGAGGGATAGTGTGAGAAAATCTCCACTGAAAGCACCATTTTCTTGGATGCTATTCTTTGAATACGACTCCAAAATGGAAGTTGAGCATGAAGGGCCTTCTCTGAATGTGGCAGAAATTGAAAAACTAGTGAACAAAAACATGTCAATACATAATAAAAGAGGTCAAAAAGATGACAAGAAGCTAACCTTAACTTTGGGTGACTAGTCTCCAAATTAAAGCTGCCTCCATTCCTGCATGAAGCTGGTTCATCCACTCTCATGGGAGCAACAAAGGCAGGGAATTTGATGCTGAAAGGAGGACCCGGTGGATTGTCTAAAGAGAAGGGATATGGCCTTTTCATGCCAACTATCTATACCAAATTtgaaataagtaaaattaagaATCCACCAATATAAACTATGGCTCAAATCCAAATTACAAATATACAAACAACGAAAtgaaatatatgtacataaatgAAAACGCTCATAATCGCAGAGGAAAACTATCATTCTTGCTCATCTCTCTCTCTAAGCAAGCAGTTGGGACTAACTTACAATAGAGATAATACTATATCACAAAATCCACCAGCatcaaatttcaatatttaagaTTTATGCTCCTGATGACAGAACATATTGAATTACAgccaatacaaaaatatatatatatatatatatatatatgtctatacacaatcaaaatggaaaataacAAGATCAAAGGAAATAATTAGGGAGGAAAACATGTTATTATACCTTTTCTTCCTCTGGCCACATATGTGTAAAGTTGCCATTATAGCTTTGGTTTGAAGGGGGCTCCATCTGATAGCTTAATAcagatgatgatgacgatgatgatgaagtTGATAATGGAACATTCACCTACAAGTTCCACAACaccaaaaacataattttgagACAAAAAGAgcaaaatttaaccaaaataaaaaagaaaaaaatatatcgaAAAGTACACAGGCAGATTGTCTTAACCATAGAAGGAGGTTGGTAATGTTGCTGTGCTCTGCGCACCGAAGCATTGAGGGGCCAAACGGTGATGGGTTCATAAGGCAAATTCAAAGTAGAGCGATGTGCGAATCCAGGATCCAACCCAGACGAAATCTCCTTTTCAAGACTATACTCACGAGGATTCCACAATTTAGGAACATTGGCATGGCCTGGAATCTCAAACCCATCATTATTTGCTACCTGGTTTGTGAATGGAACATTGTTTGGCTTCCTAACATCGATGTTTTGGGCTGGCAGAAGAGGGGGTCTAAATAAGGAATTATCTACTGAAGGTAAAGAAGAGAACTGGATTGAAGAGGATGATTGATGGGAGTGATGATGGTAATGTGGAATAGGGAGAGAGATATATGAAGATTTGGTGGGTGACAAAGAAGATGGGGATGATAATATCGCAGCTGCAGCTACAACTGCTGCATCTTTCTTTTGCTGTTCTTCAAGCCTGATTTTCTCAAGCTGTGCCACACCAAGTCCTCTTTGTGGGACTTTTTTTTGCTTTGGTTTTTTGGAAGAAGATCTACCAATGCTTCCaataccaccaccaccaccactactaCTGCTACACTTCTGAGTTTGATCGTCTTGGGCCATTCCTATTTATCTTCcatctaattttaaaaataaacagatTGCCAAAAACCAATTTTGGAGCAAACCCATCTACATAGGAAGATATTAGAGGaaaacccttttctttttcttttcttttttttttttaataactttttcttgtgtttttataatcaatttttttactgAGCCAACTCTTCTTGTATCTGTCAATGAAATTTGAAGAAAACCCCAGATACAGAGGTTAGAGAAACAAGGAAATACTCAATTCTctcataatttgaaaattaaaattcggGGGGTGAGTgcaaaaggtaaagaaaaatttgaagaaTCCAAGCTAAAAAGGAATTTACCCACAATCTCGCAGAGGGAGGAACAAACCCAAGAGCTTAGCCAagttttcagccaaaaaaataaaaacaaatatataataaaaaataacaaaatgaagAGTAGAGAGAGTATCTCAAAATTTTCGGATTTTTCTCAAACCCAGTTGTTTGTCTGAGAGACAGATCAGATCAGAGAGAAACCAAAAATctaatacattattttttttttaatatcattttcgAATTCAAAGTATGCAAATCTAGAGCAactatgaataatattttctatctcGTTTGTCGCCCAAATCCTCGCTCCACTCCTTGTTTCCTTCCTAGACCGACTCTCATGAAAGTGAAGtctccattttctctctcttctctctctctctctctctctctctctctgagaaAAGCCAAACCCCAACTCagattttctctctctaaattatGCTTGAGACACCTCCAAATCCAAAAGGGTGCCAAAGAGCCAGTAATGGCTGACAGTGTCACCTTACCCTGTTctgtttcatttgttattttggGTATATCATCCTCTGAGCCTGACTTTGCAGCATTCGGAATTAGGACCCACCTGTGGGGCCCTCCTATAGTGCCCTCTCTAAGCACATGCATGGTGATGGCGATTGGGAAAAATCCAGCACCATGAAAATTCTCCATCAGCCCATTAACGTTGTAATttagtgaagaaaaaaaaataagcaaCAGCAAACAGAAAAACTTTTAATCTTTAGTTTCTGGCTTTATTCCTGTGGGTACTACCAAGCTGAAGCACCAATTACAGAaagtttagatttttaataaatcatgcccttttatctaatttttcaaattttagttATTATCCATTATTTGAATTATAATCACACATATTCTGTACACATTTACCTCCTTGCTTCTTGAAGACCCACTTTTGCTTACTAAAAATGGGTTTCGATTGGAATGTGTATACATTGAACGATATGTAAAGTGGTATATATATTGTAGTAAATTaagtcaagaaaaaaaaaaaaacaccttttaAGCAATATTAATGTATGTATTTTGATGTCCAAACTCCAAAAGTTCATGCCaattttggttttgttatttttttctttcgtaAGATGGTACAAGATTTCATGTTTGTAAGAGAGCTAGGGAGTTGGACATTTTAGTTGAaagattgttttttctttcaatatttttgttgttttatgtattttctttctccttctttgtatttttttatttattttttttttttcaatgacttAGCTATGACCCTTTTTCCATATAAacttcttagttttttttttttagagcatATAAACTTTTTAGACGATAATTGGTCCACTTCGTTCCTTGAGTTGGGATAGTTGGGGTTTCTCCATTAATAAGCTGTCCAAACTTTTATCATAAATGTCTCTACTTTTTTtatctttactttttttatttttttttattgcaataTCATAAATGTCTTTACActatgcatttaattattctatatatacatatatggtttTATCATAAATGTCTTTACACTATATGCCTACCTATTTGAGTGAAATACAAACCGAGCAAGCTTTCTTTGAGCATTAACAAATATGGGGGTTGGAGGTAGGGGAAATGTCAAATTGccaaaaaggagaaaagaaaaataaaatataatattctttattttatatgtttgataATTAGTTTCATACATGTTAATCGTTTTTTTCAAACTAAATATTCTTATTTAGCTTTTTCAATTCATTTTTTGCTCAATTTCATATGATTCAACAATCAACCAAGGTAAATTGTAAGAATGTAACATATTTAACATATGCAAGTGTTATACTTGGTTTGgaagtttctttttcttccacaaaatactaattattttgaaaaatatacacATACTTAATGGATCAATTATGATTTGATaccattcttttaattttttgctttgAAACCCAAGGATGTTGACTAGCTATCAACTacaattgataataaaaatttgacatGCACAAAAGAATCAAATTAACCTAACCAAAGTTCCCAATAAGGCACATTAAGGGTAACCATTCCTTTTCTTAACTTTAGTAGTACTAGTGAGGATAACTTTGGATCAAAATGAATAGAAGTAGGAAACACCACAAGGTGAAAGGTCAAGATAATTGAAACTTCGTTTATCAAAAAGGATGATTGAAACTTCAAATCTTtattgtgttatatatatatttatatgatctaGTCCAATGAGCTAAGCTTATCCTACCTTTCCAAGGGGACCCACCTTACCCAAAACAAACAATCCCAACTTACCAATAAGAAAACATAAACTTGTGCCTTGAAGAAATCCAGCTACCCGCCGTCCCTTTAAGGAGGTATAGTACAATATGACATCTTCTCTCCTCTCATATAATAAGTTTGCCAAGATCTTGTTAGATACACTAAATATAATGTATATCTATCAATTGGATAATGGTTTTggcct is a window from the Ziziphus jujuba cultivar Dongzao chromosome 11, ASM3175591v1 genome containing:
- the LOC107432535 gene encoding sodium/calcium exchanger NCL, with product MSKPLLFTTFFFFFLFLILCGQSHCRSITDRTSSSDLVSDGVHDHRDTSYLRLDRFSYAAESTCEQTYGFLPCTTTVLGNLFLILVYGYLMYTSATYLSNGSELLLEILGPGIVGGLFLPVLGALPDAMLILVSGLSGSRETAQSQVSVGMGLLSGSTVMLLTVIWGSCVLVGKCDIEGPAAVDGKDTKGFSLTGSGVSTDIWTSYAARIMAVSVLPFIIVQLPQLLHSDSGRHLAVLIALIVSVALLLSYCLYQVFQPWIQRRRLAYAKHKHVISGILQHFKNSAMGKLLNEDGQPNKEVIHKLFLRIDENGDGHLSASELKALIIGIRFDEIDLDKDDAVEKVMKDFDTSNNAYVDADEFFRGISRWLDEAKRVGDANEDPGFRTMKFLNDFHLRIKHEHSLLGASDQGDEVVEGVEDAKWVTFRAILMLLVGAAIAAAFADPLVDVVDNFSDATSIPTFFISFIALPLATNSSEAVSAIIFASRKKIRTASLTFSELYGAVTMNNVLCLSVFLALVYVRGLTWDFSSEVLVILIVCVVMGIFGSFRTSFPLWTSSLAFLLYPFSLALVYVLDYVFGWS
- the LOC107432536 gene encoding uncharacterized protein LOC107432536 — protein: MAQDDQTQKCSSSSGGGGGIGSIGRSSSKKPKQKKVPQRGLGVAQLEKIRLEEQQKKDAAVVAAAAILSSPSSLSPTKSSYISLPIPHYHHHSHQSSSSIQFSSLPSVDNSLFRPPLLPAQNIDVRKPNNVPFTNQVANNDGFEIPGHANVPKLWNPREYSLEKEISSGLDPGFAHRSTLNLPYEPITVWPLNASVRRAQQHYQPPSMVNVPLSTSSSSSSSSVLSYQMEPPSNQSYNGNFTHMWPEEEKIVGMKRPYPFSLDNPPGPPFSIKFPAFVAPMRVDEPASCRNGGSFNLETSHPKLREGPSCSTSILESYSKNSIQENGAFSGDFLTLSLPTWTSQSPKFNLPSGHLSFHNCEIPNFATHPFQGSVNDPKTKFQPEPSVPTEQQRFYSFFPPATPQIGQAETTMHNCHGEVRENVDLNLKL